The genomic stretch GCAGCCTGGGTGAAACCTACCACTCCAAATTTGGAAGCATTGTAGCCTGTTCCGTTTTCAAAGAAATTGGCTCCTGCCAGACTTGAAATGGTGATGTAGTATCCTTCTGTCTTTTTAAGTTCTTCTACGGAAGCTTTTAAGGTATAAAAGACACCGGTAAGATTGGTTTCTATCATATCATTCCATTCTTCGGCAGACAACTCATCTACAGGCTTAAATATACCCAGCCCGGCATTAGCAATCACATAGTCCAATCTCCCGAATTTTTCAATAATAAATTGTACAGCTTCTGTTTCACTCTCCAGGTTTCTCACATCAGAAACAATTCCCAAGATGTTATGGGAGTATTGTTTAAGTTCTTCCTCAGCTTTCATGACATCCTCTCTCTTTCTTCCTGAAAATGCTACTGAGATTCCGTTTTCAAGTAAAATCTTTGCAATCCCCAATCCTATTCCTTTGGTTCCTCCTGTTATATATGCTGTTTTATTTTCGGACATATTGTTCAAATTTATTTCCCTAAAATAACAAAAACGCTCCAATTGGAGCGCTTTACTGATACTAAGATTTATCAGGTATTATTTTTTGATGAATTTCTCAGTTGTTTTACCTGCTTTTGTTTCAATGTTGATAATATAACTTCCTGGATTCAGGTTTTTA from Chryseobacterium indologenes encodes the following:
- a CDS encoding SDR family oxidoreductase, with the translated sequence MSENKTAYITGGTKGIGLGIAKILLENGISVAFSGRKREDVMKAEEELKQYSHNILGIVSDVRNLESETEAVQFIIEKFGRLDYVIANAGLGIFKPVDELSAEEWNDMIETNLTGVFYTLKASVEELKKTEGYYITISSLAGANFFENGTGYNASKFGVVGFTQAAMIDLRKYNIKSTVIMPGSVATYFNGNIPSEKDSWKIQPEDMGNLILDILKMNSRVLPSKIEFRATKPAK